One genomic segment of Centropristis striata isolate RG_2023a ecotype Rhode Island chromosome 11, C.striata_1.0, whole genome shotgun sequence includes these proteins:
- the cbln12 gene encoding cerebellin 12 encodes MQPRSVTFDLPILLAVLLLLWGPLESRGQNDTEPIILEGKCLVVCDSTPSSEPAGNALGMSVRSGSGRVAFSASRQTNHEPTDMSNRTMIIYFDNILVNVGTHFDQESSVFLAPRRGVYSFNFHVVKAYNRQTIQVSLMLNGWPMISAFAGDQDVTREAATNAGLVIMEKGDKAYLRLERGNLMGGWKYSTFSGFLVFPL; translated from the exons ATGCAGCCCCGGtcggtgacctttgacctccccaTACTGCTGGCTGTGCTCCTGTTGTTGTGGGGGCCCCTGGAGTCCAGGGGCCAGAATGACACGGAGCCCATCATCCTGGAGGGGAAGTGTTTGGTGGTGTGTGACTCCactccgtcgtcggagccggcGGGGAACGCTCTGGGCATGTCGGTGCGCTCCGGCTCCGGCCGGGTGGCGTTCTCCGCCAGCCGCCAGACCAACCACGAGCCCACCGACATGAGCAACCGCACCATGATCATCTACTTTGATAAT ATTTTGGTGAACGTTGGAACTCATTTTGACCAAGAGAGCAGCGTCTTCCTGGCTCCGAGGAGAGGCGTGTACAGCTTCAACTTCCACGTTGTAAAGGCCTACAACAGACAAACTATCCAG gTCAGCTTGATGCTGAACGGCTGGCCGATGATCTCAGCCTTCGCCGGCGACCAGGACGTGACCAGGGAAGCCGCCACCAACGCCGGCCTGGTGATCATGGAGAAGGGGGACAAGGCCTACCTCAGACTGGAGAGAGGCAACCTGATGGGGGGCTGGAAGTACTCCACCTTCTCCGGCTTCCTGGTCTTCCCCCtgtga
- the trim110 gene encoding E3 ubiquitin-protein ligase TRIM11, with amino-acid sequence MASLEEELTCSVCRDIFSQAHPLPCGHSFCQACIREAWSGQSDGKSRFACPQCQEEHGEVLCDCCPPDAAEEQPPLAVKTCLRCEISLCAQHLKPHLERPAFSTHLLVDPLGDISQRRCPTHTEILRYYCVDERVYVCGDCLLDGGHADHKVKALRQVEEDLKVILHSLLIKAKEKLKDGERILKDHESIDSTMADSLKQDNSQVERLGSDLQVQVKNLVDALRELTQRERQQVIQRVHEDCFKVRGDMTKMLSIQHYLASLLAETDPFLLIWAFQSDDTKLLADLNSPLFVPDAVSLDRKHILEDIESKYREFITGTLRCLSELKRELLTSPLTLDTNTAHPLLSISDDLRSVTRVRNRLPCAAHPERFDHWPQVLAAQSFSSGTHYWELLAEGFWDIGVCYRSIGRKGKEGNAFGNNKVSWSLTQQHDRKLAAWHNRRKTRLMSQMTGNRVAVAVDYGAGTITFSEVGPSNNLTHLHTISATFTQPLCLGFGLYKAELNSSITIVKV; translated from the exons ATGGCGTCCCTGGAGGAAGAGCTGACCTGCTCCGTGTGCCGAGACATCTTCAGCCAGGCCCACCCTCTGCCCTGCGGCCACAGCTTCTGCCAGGCCTGCATCCGCGAGGCCTGGAGCGGCCAGAGCGACGGCAAAAGCCGCTTCGCCTGCCCCCAGTGTCAGGAGGAGCACGGCGAGGTGCTGTGTGACTGCTGCCCCCCCGACGCAGCAGAAGAACAGCCTCCGTTGGCTGTCAAGACCTGTCTGAGGTGTGAGATCTCACTGTGTGCCCAACACCTCAAACCCCATCTGGAGAGACCGGCGTTTAGCACCCACCTGTTGGTGGATCCGCTGGGAGACATCTCTCAGAGAAGGTGCCCGACTCACACGGAGATATTGCGCTACTACTGTGTGGATGAgagggtgtatgtgtgtggtgaCTGTCTGCTGGACGGAGGCCACGCTGATCACAAAGTAAAGGCTCTGagacaggtggaggaggacCTGAAG GTCATTCTCCACAGTCTGCTCATCAAAGCAAAGGAGAAGCTGAAAGACGGAGAACGGATCCTCAAAGACCATGAGAGTATTGATTCAACCATGGCT GACTCTCTGAAGCAGGATAACAGCCAGGTGGAGCGTCTGGGCTCAGACCTGCAGGTCCAGGTGAAAAACCTGGTGGATGCTCTGAGGGAGCTCACCCAGAGGGAGAGGCAGCAGGTCATACAGCGCGTACACGAAGACTGCTTCAAGGTGAGAGGCGACATGACCAAGATGCTGAGCATTCAGCACTACCTGGCCTCGCTGCTGGCAGAGACCGACCCCTTCCTGCTTATCTGG GCCTTTCAATCAGATGACACAAA GTTACTAGCCGACCTGAACAGCCCGCTTTTTGTTCCTGATGCTGTCAGTCTGGACAGGAAACACATCTTAGAGGACATAGAGAGCAAATACCGGGAGTTCATCACCGGCACCCTCCGCTGCCTCAGTGAACTCAAGAGGGAGCTCT TAACCAGCCCGTTGACTCTGGACACCAACACGGCTCATCCTCTGCTGAGCATCTCTGACGACCTGCGCTCGGTGACGCGGGTTAGAAACCGGCTGCCCTGCGCCGCTCACCCTGAACGCTTCGACCACTGGCCGCAGGTCCTCGCCGCCCAGAGCTTCTCCTCTGGGACGCACTACTGGGAGCTGCTGGCTGAGGGATTCTGGGATATCGGCGTCTGCTATCGAAGTATTGGACGGAAGGGGAAAGAGGGCAATGCCTTCGGGAACAACAAG GTCTCGTGGAGTTTGACACAGCAGCACGACAGGAAGTTGGCTGCCTGGCACAACCGCAGGAAGACCCGCCTCATGTCCCAGATGACCGGCAATCGAGTTGCCGTTGCCGTGGACTACGGCGCGGGCACCATCACCTTCTCTGAGGTGGGGCCGTCCAACAACCTGACCCACCTCCACACCATCTCCGCCACCTTCACTCAGCCACTGTGCTTGGGCTTCGGACTCTACAAAGCTGAGCTCAACAGCAGCATCACTATAGTCAAAGTCTGa